TTTGGTGTGAAGGTGCTTATTCAAGGACAAGATGCGTTTACCGATGGTGAGCGGATTGTGATCCCAACAGCAAACCCAGACGACCCACACTATCAACAGATAGCTTGGGGTTATCTGGCTCATGAAGCGGCGCATATTCGGCATACTAATTTTGACATGGTGCAGAAGGCGTCGTCCAAACCGATCCGTAAGGCACTTCTCAATATCATTGAGGACGTTCGCATTGAAAACGAATTGGCAAAGGATTACCCCGGAACCCGGCGCAGTATTTCGCAAGTGATTGAGTACATGGTGGACACTCAGCAAATGTGTGTACCTGAACAGCTTGAGCCTGCATCTAACTTGCAAGCATGGTTGTTGTTTCGCTTGAGATGCCACTTTCTGGGTCAGAAAGCGCTGACGCCATTGTACCAAGCGGTTGATGAAAGAGTGAGACAACTCTTTCCTGCCGCAGCGATGAGCCGGTTAAGCGCCATGCTGACAGCAGTGCCTAGCTTAGGCTCTACAGGTGAAGTGCTGAAACTTGTCGATGCCATCGTTGCCATGTTGGAAGACGAATCTCGTCCACCACAGGATGAGTCGGATGCTGATAGCGGTAATGACATTGGACAAGATGCGAGTAATGACAGCAATAGCAGTAGTGACAGTCAAACCCCAGAAACAGACTCGTCTGCAACAGGGGATGCTGCTGAAACGGGGGATTCAGATAACTCTGATCAAGCTGACAATTTGCGACAAGCCTTAGAGGCCAGTGCCGCTCAGTTTGAACCCGATACCTTTGCACAAGTGGCAGAAGTGTTGTCGGAACAAGCTGAAGGACATCAGGGTGTCACTCCACTCAGTTTGCCCCAAGCAGAGCAAGCTATGTTGGGTGATGAGGCCATCTTGACCTTATCGGCGTCTGAGTCCGCTCAAATTCGAGCCCGACTTAGGGGCATGGTTCAGTCCAGTCAGGACAATCGGAATCATGCCAAAAGGCACGGTCTTCGAGTTGCAACCCATCGTCTTGCCGCTTCACAAGCAGGTGAGTCGAGATTGTTTATTCAAAGGCAACCTCGCATTGCGCCTAATGCTGCTGTGCACTTGCTGGTCGATATATCGGGTTCAATGGGTAAACCCATTGGCGAAGGTAATCGAAAGTACTTTCATGTTGCCAATGAAGCCGCTTTGGCTTTGGCCATGGCACTGGAAGGCATACCGGGTGTTGTACCTGCGGTCAGTTATTTTCCTGGTATTCATCAGGAAGTTTCTATCGCGTTATTGCCCAAGCAATCGGTTCGACATCGGGCCGCCTGTTTTGACCAAAAACCACGAGGTTGTACGCCTATGGCACAAGCGATGTGGTTTGCGGCAAACAGTTTGTTAGCGCAAAAACAGAAGCGAAAGCTAATGATAGTGCTAACGGATGGTGACCCAGATGACTGGGCTGCCACGCATGACATTGTTGACCGGTGCAGACGCAGTGGCTTTGAGCTGCTGGGGATCGGGATTCAAACACGCAGTGTTGAGAAATTCTTTCCTCAAAGCATCGTGATTAACGACGTCAAAGATCTGAATCGTGAGTTATTCGAAGTAACACAACAACTGTTAATTCAGTAACCACATCAATTTTACCACCCTGCGGGGACGATTCCGTCCCCGCAGGGCATGGGTTCGTCTCCGCTTTTTTTTGGGAGACTCCTATGAAAAACAAAAAGTTCTTAGCTGGCGAAGAAGCCGGTACTTACATCGTTCCTGAGCAAGTGACTGAAGCGGATATCTTAGATATGGCGCTCAAGCTTGCCCGTGGTCGATTGAGTAAAGGTCGAAAAATTGAACAGCCATCGTCGGCGTTCTCATACCTGCAAACACTGATGCACGAGTATGAGCACGAAGTCTTTGGCGCACTGTTTCTTGATACAAAGCATCGCGTCATTCGATTTGAAGAGCTGTTCAAAGGCACTTTAGATGCGGCGAGCGTGTATCCAAGGGAAGTAACAAAACGAGCGCTAGAACTTAATGCGGCAGCAGTGATATTGGTTCATAACCATCCATCGGGTGATCCTGAACCCAGTGAAGCTGATAAACGCATCACTCATCGACTCCGTGACGCCTTGTCACTTGTTGATATTCGAACGCTTGACCATGTCGTGGTCGCATCCGAGGGCTGCGTTTCGCTTGCCGAACGCGGTTATCTTTAATGAATGGGCGCATTGCCTATTCTCCTTCATCACAAAAGCAGTCCTATCAGCACACGTCATCACAGCTCGAATTTCTATTTGAGTTTGATGATGCCCCAGTCACTTGGTCTGACACGGAAGTCTGGCAGTTACGCGAAGGCATTCTATTGGATGCGATCCGTGTATTGCTGGACGGTCGTGTCAGTACTCGATTGCGAAAGGATGTGTTGTCGTGGATTCAAAATGACGAATTAACGCCATTTTGCTTTCGTGTTTGCGCAATGGCTGCCGTTGTCGATCCTGATGTGCTTCGTGATTCCATCATGTGGCTATTAAGACGACATGGTATCCAGCTTGACTAACGTTCCTGTATTAACCAAACGGCTCAATTCAGGACCCAAGCTGACTTTTATCACTTGTGGTAGGAGTCGGCTTTTTACTTAAGGAGGTTATATGGCGATACCTTTACAGATTGACACAGTAAGGCCATATCTTAATGGCCAATGGCTTCAAATACTTGCGGCATTGGTGCCAGAACTTGATGCCGCTATTGCTCGAAAAGGCCGTCATGTGGCTTGCCCTATTCATGGCGGTCGTGATGGCTTTAGGCTGTTCAAAGATGCTGAATATACCGGAGGTGGCGTTTGTAACACCTGCGGGATCTTTCATGATGGTTTTGAACTGTTGTCTTGGATTAATGGATGGAACTTTGCTCAGTCTATTGAAGCAATCGGTCAAGTTCTAGGTATTCAACCCGGACAAGTACCAACTCGGGTAATACCGAGTAACGCTGTTGACTGGAAGACTAAAAAGCAGGAAGAGGACAAAGCGATTATCCATCGCTTGAATCAAACCTGGGGAGAAACGTTTTCTCTTGCAGATACTCGTGCGCAACCAGTTTGGAACTACATGCATCGTCGTGGCATTGTTACGCGGGTACGTCCTGAATGGGATTCGGTGCTGAGGTTTCATCCAAACTTGCCTTACCATGATGAAGATGGTCTGTTTATCGATAGCTACCCAGCGCTGCTAGGTAAAATCGTTACTCAGCAAGGGCGTTCGGCCACGTTTCATCGGATCTACCTTAGTGAAGATGGATTCAAAGCGCCGGTTGAAAAGCCTAAAAAGATGATGCCAATACCCAGTGACAGAACAATCACTGGTGGTGCCATTCCGATAGGTGAGCCTGGTGAGGTACTAGGTGTTTCTGAAGGCATCGAAACTGCTTTAGCGGTTACCAGAGCAACGGGGCAAACATGTTGGTCGGTTGTGAATGCAACGCTACTGGCTAGGTTTGAACCACCAAGTAATGTGAAAATGCTGTACATCTGGGCAGATCATGATCTCTCTGAGACCGGCCTGAATGCAGCGAATGAACTCAAGAAAAAAGCCTGGCAGAAAGGCATTCTGACACAAGTCCTGATCCCTCCGATACCAACGTCACTCGGTGTGAAAAGTTGGGATTGGAATGATGTGCTGAATGTTTACGGTGCCATGGGCTTTCCTAAAGTTCATATCTAATTGAAGGGGCTTCGGCCCCTTTTGACTAATCTGTCAAAACTCAAACTGATGAGTCTAGATTACCGAAGATGTTGGTTCGTTTTTTGATTTTTATCAATCTAAAAAGTAAGGAATTTATTGCAATCGACCCAGTCATTATATAATTTAGATAAATTATATAATGTGTCCGTCAAATGCTGGAGTTCCAGAATGAACGAATACGAGATTTTTGCGCAAATAAAGAGTGCACTCAGTGATGCCCCTCGCAATCAATACACTTCTGAGCTGCATCTGCAAATGATCAAATATGCTGATGAGTTGAAGAACATCACAGCCAAAGAGTTTTGTGAGGGAGTTGGCCTGCGAGGTAGTTTCGGTACGGAATTCAGCAAGATGCGGAATCTGACTCAGCGCTTGAAAGCGGCGGGGTTGGATACTGCAAAAATTTGAGAAATCAAGCAAGCCCATTTGATTTTCAGAAACGGAAATAAGAACAACTATTCATAGGAGACTTTAATGGCGGACTCTGAGCAAACCACAACGACCCCCGAGGCCATGAGGGATTCAGTGATCAGCATGGCGGTTGAGTCCTGGCGCTTTGGCCGGGTGTTTGACCGTCTGCTGATGAAACTCGATGCTGGGGAACAGAACCGGTACAAGAGCCAGTTCCGCTGGTTTATCAAAAAGGTCGAAGAAGCCCTTGAGCAAGCGGATCTGCGAATCGTCAACGTCGAAGGGCATCCCTTCGATCCCGGCATGGCCGCCACTCCGCTGAATATCGAAGAGTTCGATACTAAGGATGCCTTGATGGTCGATCAGATGCTCGAGCCGATCATTATGGGGAAAGAAGGTTTAGTTAAGACAGGAACGGTCACTTTGAGGAAGGTGGAACTATGAAAAATTTCGTTGGCATTGACCTGGGTACAACAAACAGCGCGATCTGCTCCTATGACGGTTCCGAAACCCGCATCTGGAAGAGTCCTGAACAGAATGATGTTACGCCATCAGCTATTTATATTGATCGTCGTGGCAATAAATATGTTGGTAAGCGGGCTTACGATTCTGCACCGCATAGCCCAGACAACTCAGCGATGCTATTCAAGCGTGTAATGGGAACAAGTACGCCAATTCAGTTATCTGCAGTAAATCTTACCAAGACTCCCGAGGAATGTTCAGCTGAAGTACTAAAAGTGTTGTTCGGCTACTTGCCAGAAGAAATTAGAAATGATCCTGATACGGGGACTGTAATAACTGTTCCGGCAGCATTTAACCAGATGCAGAAAGACGCAACAATGCAGGCTGCTAGTATGGCCGGGATCGGGAAAGTTGCACTTATGCAGGAACCCGTAGCTGCAGTAATGAGTGTCATGCGTGCCCGTAATACAGATGGAATGTTTCTAATTTATGATTTGGGTGGCGGCACGCTCGATATTGCCATTGCAGAAAGTATTGGAGGAAGGGTAAATCTTCTTGCTCATGGTGGCATAGCTATGTGCGGTGGTCGGGACTTCGATCGAGTATTAGTCGATAATGTTGTTCGTCCTTGGTTACTTGAAAAGTTTGACCTCCCAGAAGACTTTTCTGTAAATCCTAGTTATAAATCTCTCATTAGACTGGCTACCTGGGCTACCGAGCGCGCAAAAATTGAACTTTCAGCGCGCGAGGAAGTTGTTATTAGTCTCTCAGAAACTGAAACACGAGTTAGAGATCTGAGCGGAGATGAAATCTATCTCGATATCCAATTAAAACGTGAAACTTACGATAATTTGATTGCAGAGCGCGTAGCTGAATCGGTCAACTCAGCTCGCGAGGCTTTAAATAAAGCTGGGCTATCTCCTCATGACCTTGAGAGAATTGTGTTTGTGGGTGGCCCAACCAATTACAAGCCTTTGAGAGATAAGGTTGCTTATGAGCTTGGAATACCTGGAAATACCGATGTGAATCCAATGACAGCCGTGGCCGAAGGAGCTAGTCTTTTCGCTGAATCTATAGACTGGGGTTCCCAGAACCGATCGCGAAAAAGCACCCGAGGTCAAATCTCCTCCGGTGGAGGATTGGAACTATCTTTCAATTACATTGCTCGTACTCCGAATGTTAAAGCGAAGATAGCAGTGCAGCTCGCTGGGCAAGCAGCATCTGGTTCAGAGTTTCAGGTCGACTGCGTCGACACTGGTTGGACCTCAGGCCGCCTGCCTCTCAAGCATGGCGCAACCATCGACGTCACCCTGACAAAAGCTGGTGACAACACTTTCAAGGTATTTGTTTTCGATTCTGTAGGCGGACCCATTGCTCTGCAACAGGACAATATCGTCATTACCCGAACCGCTGCCTCAGTGGATGCAATTCCAGCCTCTCACTCGGTTGGCATTGAAGTATTGGAGAAACTTGGCGGTCGCCCCGTTCTCGACTATCTGGTTCGCTCGGGTGACTCGCTGCCCAAGAAGGGCAAAAAGGTATTCAAGGCCGCTGAGTCGCTCAAATCCGGTGCCTCGGGATCGCTCAACCTGAAACTCTGGGAAGGCGAAATCGAAGACCCCATTACCGACAACCGCCCCATCGGGGTGTTGAAGATTTCCGGCTCCGACTTCGATGACGGCGTGATTCCCGCCGGTGCCGATCTGGAATGCGAATATGAGATCCTGGACTCCGGCAACATCAACATTGAGGTCTCCGTACCTTGCATCGGCGGCACCTTCCACTCCGGTAAGAACTTCTATTCCCGCCAAGAGGGACAGCTCGACTACACCGCCGCGGCCGTCATGGTTTTCGAGGAAGGCGAAAGAACGCTGAATCGCATCGACGAAATCAACGAGGTGGTGGACAACCCGAAGCTGGAACAAGCGCGGCAGAAGCTTGAATCTGCTGTCTCGCTCGATCCAGAGGAAGCTGAGACCGAGAAGTCCCAAGAGGCCATGGAAAAGGTTCTCGAGGCAAGGAAACTTCTTGCCCAGGTCCGAA
The DNA window shown above is from Aliamphritea ceti and carries:
- a CDS encoding VWA domain-containing protein gives rise to the protein MNHPLKNALPIVAAAYGEKFGVKVLIQGQDAFTDGERIVIPTANPDDPHYQQIAWGYLAHEAAHIRHTNFDMVQKASSKPIRKALLNIIEDVRIENELAKDYPGTRRSISQVIEYMVDTQQMCVPEQLEPASNLQAWLLFRLRCHFLGQKALTPLYQAVDERVRQLFPAAAMSRLSAMLTAVPSLGSTGEVLKLVDAIVAMLEDESRPPQDESDADSGNDIGQDASNDSNSSSDSQTPETDSSATGDAAETGDSDNSDQADNLRQALEASAAQFEPDTFAQVAEVLSEQAEGHQGVTPLSLPQAEQAMLGDEAILTLSASESAQIRARLRGMVQSSQDNRNHAKRHGLRVATHRLAASQAGESRLFIQRQPRIAPNAAVHLLVDISGSMGKPIGEGNRKYFHVANEAALALAMALEGIPGVVPAVSYFPGIHQEVSIALLPKQSVRHRAACFDQKPRGCTPMAQAMWFAANSLLAQKQKRKLMIVLTDGDPDDWAATHDIVDRCRRSGFELLGIGIQTRSVEKFFPQSIVINDVKDLNRELFEVTQQLLIQ
- the radC gene encoding RadC family protein, producing MKNKKFLAGEEAGTYIVPEQVTEADILDMALKLARGRLSKGRKIEQPSSAFSYLQTLMHEYEHEVFGALFLDTKHRVIRFEELFKGTLDAASVYPREVTKRALELNAAAVILVHNHPSGDPEPSEADKRITHRLRDALSLVDIRTLDHVVVASEGCVSLAERGYL
- a CDS encoding plasmid-related protein, with amino-acid sequence MNGRIAYSPSSQKQSYQHTSSQLEFLFEFDDAPVTWSDTEVWQLREGILLDAIRVLLDGRVSTRLRKDVLSWIQNDELTPFCFRVCAMAAVVDPDVLRDSIMWLLRRHGIQLD
- a CDS encoding DUF7146 domain-containing protein — protein: MAIPLQIDTVRPYLNGQWLQILAALVPELDAAIARKGRHVACPIHGGRDGFRLFKDAEYTGGGVCNTCGIFHDGFELLSWINGWNFAQSIEAIGQVLGIQPGQVPTRVIPSNAVDWKTKKQEEDKAIIHRLNQTWGETFSLADTRAQPVWNYMHRRGIVTRVRPEWDSVLRFHPNLPYHDEDGLFIDSYPALLGKIVTQQGRSATFHRIYLSEDGFKAPVEKPKKMMPIPSDRTITGGAIPIGEPGEVLGVSEGIETALAVTRATGQTCWSVVNATLLARFEPPSNVKMLYIWADHDLSETGLNAANELKKKAWQKGILTQVLIPPIPTSLGVKSWDWNDVLNVYGAMGFPKVHI
- a CDS encoding HTH-like domain-containing protein gives rise to the protein MNEYEIFAQIKSALSDAPRNQYTSELHLQMIKYADELKNITAKEFCEGVGLRGSFGTEFSKMRNLTQRLKAAGLDTAKI
- a CDS encoding Hsp70 family protein, translating into MKNFVGIDLGTTNSAICSYDGSETRIWKSPEQNDVTPSAIYIDRRGNKYVGKRAYDSAPHSPDNSAMLFKRVMGTSTPIQLSAVNLTKTPEECSAEVLKVLFGYLPEEIRNDPDTGTVITVPAAFNQMQKDATMQAASMAGIGKVALMQEPVAAVMSVMRARNTDGMFLIYDLGGGTLDIAIAESIGGRVNLLAHGGIAMCGGRDFDRVLVDNVVRPWLLEKFDLPEDFSVNPSYKSLIRLATWATERAKIELSAREEVVISLSETETRVRDLSGDEIYLDIQLKRETYDNLIAERVAESVNSAREALNKAGLSPHDLERIVFVGGPTNYKPLRDKVAYELGIPGNTDVNPMTAVAEGASLFAESIDWGSQNRSRKSTRGQISSGGGLELSFNYIARTPNVKAKIAVQLAGQAASGSEFQVDCVDTGWTSGRLPLKHGATIDVTLTKAGDNTFKVFVFDSVGGPIALQQDNIVITRTAASVDAIPASHSVGIEVLEKLGGRPVLDYLVRSGDSLPKKGKKVFKAAESLKSGASGSLNLKLWEGEIEDPITDNRPIGVLKISGSDFDDGVIPAGADLECEYEILDSGNINIEVSVPCIGGTFHSGKNFYSRQEGQLDYTAAAVMVFEEGERTLNRIDEINEVVDNPKLEQARQKLESAVSLDPEEAETEKSQEAMEKVLEARKLLAQVRKEHLKEIRQIDLDGVVSFFDEYIRQHARPSEASAFDNLAKTAQRSIDRNDKDFEHHLDELKGKNFEILWRQDWFVVERFKSMVNSPHLFADKHRFEELAQIGTQLMRSDDIEKLRAVVAQLSMIQIGGGPDNEMFDVANIIRG